One region of Halomicrobium sp. LC1Hm genomic DNA includes:
- a CDS encoding aldo/keto reductase: MHYRRLGTTGLQVSPICLGTWRFGKEHEDSGVVETDREDAHELLDAFAERGGNFIDTANGYGGGDSERWIGEWLEDRDREDYVIASKCFWSTVSRFQENLSKKNVRAEVEGSLDRLQTDYLDILYLHRFDDDTPIEQTLRAVDDLVSEGKVHNVGLSTADAWKLTKGLWKADVNNYEAFTVTQPLFHAAYYEDVAEYLDVCADQNLAVCPYSPLAGGFLTGKYERAGDGTYELDAPEDTRAQFDDRFLDFYVSERGWHVLDEVRAVAEEVDASPAQVALRWLMDQPDFDCVPIVGARTVDQLDENLGAIDVTISDDQFDRIFEARYDDDGSLYKTNA; the protein is encoded by the coding sequence ATGCACTACCGACGACTCGGTACGACCGGCCTGCAGGTATCGCCGATCTGTCTCGGGACGTGGCGCTTCGGCAAGGAACACGAGGACAGCGGCGTCGTCGAGACGGACCGCGAGGACGCCCACGAGCTGCTCGACGCCTTCGCCGAGCGCGGCGGCAACTTCATCGACACCGCCAACGGCTACGGCGGCGGCGACTCCGAGCGGTGGATCGGTGAGTGGCTCGAAGACCGGGACCGCGAGGACTACGTCATCGCCTCGAAGTGCTTCTGGTCGACGGTCTCGCGCTTCCAGGAGAACCTCTCGAAGAAGAACGTCCGCGCGGAGGTCGAGGGGTCGCTGGACCGACTGCAGACGGACTACCTCGACATCCTCTACCTGCATCGGTTCGACGACGACACGCCGATCGAACAGACGCTGCGCGCCGTCGACGACCTCGTCAGCGAGGGGAAGGTCCACAACGTCGGCCTGTCGACGGCCGACGCCTGGAAGCTCACCAAGGGCCTGTGGAAGGCCGACGTGAACAACTACGAGGCGTTCACCGTCACCCAGCCCCTCTTTCACGCCGCCTACTACGAGGACGTGGCCGAGTACCTCGACGTGTGTGCCGACCAGAATCTCGCGGTCTGTCCGTACTCGCCGCTGGCCGGTGGCTTCCTCACCGGCAAGTACGAGCGTGCGGGCGACGGGACCTACGAGCTGGACGCGCCCGAAGACACGCGTGCCCAGTTCGACGATCGCTTCCTCGATTTCTACGTCTCGGAACGGGGCTGGCACGTCCTCGACGAGGTCCGGGCCGTCGCCGAGGAGGTCGATGCCTCGCCGGCACAGGTCGCTCTGCGCTGGCTGATGGACCAACCCGACTTCGACTGCGTCCCGATCGTCGGCGCACGGACCGTCGACCAGCTCGACGAGAACCTCGGGGCGATCGACGTGACGATCTCCGACGACCAGTTCGACCGGATCTTCGAGGCCCGCTACGACGACGACGGCAGCCTGTACAAGACGAACGCCTGA
- the gpmI gene encoding 2,3-bisphosphoglycerate-independent phosphoglycerate mutase, with product MEVGLVILDGWGLNPDTDTRDAVAAADTPNVDRYREIGADSTLETHGRRVGLPEGQMGNSEVGHLNIGAGRVVKQDSARVTDGIADGTFFENDRLESAFDYAEANDGAVHFMGLVSDGGVHSYQKHLHALIDFAADRGVEAVTHAFTDGRDTSPTGGEEYLAELQAHAAERGTGHVATVAGRYYAMDRDQNWERTRRAYDAIVSREADHSADTAVEAVTDSYDRGDTDEFVEPTLVEGEARRAPESERQSSERGRPALDDGDAVIFFNFRSDRARQLTRMLGDVRPEDWGGDTEPPEIRLVTMTQYDATFDLPVAYPPNQPEDVLGEVLAETGHTQLRLAETEKYAHVTYFLNGGREVEFDGEIRRIVESPDVPTYDQQPEMSAPAVTDTAIEVIEDDDPDAMVCNYANADMVGHTGDFEAATAAVEAVDEQLGRMVEAITEAGGHVLVCADHGNADDMGTAEDPHTAHTLNPVPFVYLGPDGTAAGREARDGGTLADLAPTMLSLLGIDQPDAMTGEPLVE from the coding sequence ATGGAAGTCGGACTCGTCATTCTGGACGGCTGGGGACTGAACCCCGACACGGACACCCGGGACGCGGTCGCCGCGGCCGACACGCCAAACGTCGACCGATACCGCGAGATCGGTGCCGACAGCACGCTCGAAACCCACGGGCGTCGCGTCGGCCTCCCGGAGGGCCAGATGGGCAACTCCGAGGTCGGCCACCTCAACATCGGGGCCGGCCGCGTCGTCAAGCAGGACTCGGCTCGCGTCACCGACGGGATCGCAGACGGGACCTTCTTCGAGAACGACCGCCTGGAATCGGCCTTCGACTACGCCGAGGCCAACGACGGCGCGGTCCACTTCATGGGGCTGGTCTCTGACGGCGGCGTCCACTCCTATCAGAAGCACCTCCACGCGCTGATCGACTTCGCCGCCGACCGCGGCGTCGAGGCGGTCACCCACGCCTTCACCGACGGCCGGGACACTTCGCCGACCGGCGGCGAGGAGTACCTCGCCGAACTCCAAGCCCACGCCGCGGAGCGTGGAACGGGCCACGTCGCCACCGTCGCCGGGCGCTACTACGCGATGGACCGAGACCAGAACTGGGAGCGCACCCGCCGGGCCTACGACGCGATCGTCTCGCGCGAGGCCGACCACAGCGCCGACACGGCGGTCGAGGCGGTCACCGACTCCTACGATCGGGGCGACACCGACGAGTTCGTCGAGCCGACGCTGGTCGAGGGCGAGGCCCGACGGGCTCCGGAAAGCGAACGCCAGAGCAGTGAGCGGGGCCGGCCGGCACTCGACGACGGCGACGCCGTGATCTTCTTCAACTTCCGCTCGGACCGCGCGCGTCAGCTCACGCGCATGCTGGGCGACGTTCGTCCCGAGGACTGGGGCGGCGACACGGAACCGCCGGAGATCCGGCTGGTCACCATGACCCAGTACGACGCGACCTTCGACCTCCCGGTGGCCTACCCGCCCAACCAGCCCGAGGACGTGCTCGGCGAGGTGCTGGCCGAGACCGGGCACACGCAGCTTCGCCTGGCCGAGACCGAGAAGTACGCCCACGTCACCTACTTCCTCAACGGCGGCCGCGAGGTCGAGTTCGACGGCGAGATCCGCCGGATCGTCGAGAGCCCGGACGTGCCGACCTACGACCAGCAACCGGAGATGAGCGCACCCGCAGTCACCGACACCGCCATCGAGGTCATCGAGGACGACGACCCGGACGCGATGGTCTGTAACTACGCCAACGCCGACATGGTGGGCCACACCGGCGACTTCGAGGCCGCCACCGCGGCCGTCGAGGCCGTCGACGAGCAGCTCGGGCGCATGGTCGAGGCGATCACCGAGGCCGGCGGTCACGTCCTCGTCTGTGCCGACCACGGCAACGCCGACGACATGGGGACCGCCGAGGACCCACACACGGCCCACACGCTCAACCCGGTCCCGTTCGTCTATCTCGGCCCCGACGGGACGGCAGCGGGCCGGGAGGCCCGCGACGGCGGGACGCTCGCGGATCTCGCGCCGACGATGCTGTCGCTGCTGGGGATCGACCAGCCCGACGCGATGACCGGCGAGCCGCTGGTCGAGTGA
- a CDS encoding dihydrofolate reductase — protein sequence MEIIAVAAVGENGVIGDGDRLPWHLPHESRRYRERVADDTVVLGRKTFEMFEELPGARQLVLSRSERSFEAETATRAASVDAAIDLARERGDPVLYVLGGAGVYEAFLPRYDRMLLSRVDGEYEGDATFPAFDREAWTLVDETPYDGYTLETWDPAA from the coding sequence ATGGAGATCATCGCAGTCGCGGCGGTCGGCGAAAACGGCGTCATCGGCGACGGCGACCGACTCCCCTGGCACCTCCCCCACGAGTCCCGGCGCTACCGCGAGCGAGTCGCCGACGACACCGTCGTGCTCGGCCGCAAGACCTTCGAGATGTTCGAGGAACTGCCCGGCGCGCGACAGCTCGTCTTGAGTCGGAGCGAGCGCTCGTTCGAGGCCGAGACGGCGACTCGCGCGGCGAGCGTCGACGCGGCGATCGATCTCGCCCGCGAGCGCGGCGATCCGGTGCTGTACGTGCTGGGCGGTGCCGGGGTCTACGAGGCGTTCCTGCCACGGTACGACCGGATGTTGCTGAGCCGCGTCGACGGCGAGTACGAGGGCGACGCGACGTTCCCGGCGTTCGACCGCGAGGCGTGGACACTCGTCGACGAGACGCCGTACGACGGGTACACGCTCGAAACGTGGGACCCCGCGGCGTGA
- a CDS encoding cytochrome P450 — translation MTDAPPSPEGYPLVGHTPNYVTDAFGFIEEAVGTVGDCFRVTVLGVGDLYVLAHPDYIEQALVSERAAFTKGPDFEFAFGDGIISVTGEAWERQREVLESFFYPARIRSYAEEMVALTTARIERWESGDRISLHEQARALALENLMGTLFDRRLALDGDERLRRAANDLNAWFEPSSWALPGWVPTPARRRFKRARATLQDEAERLIAERREGERGDDLLSALVAAQESDEGTLTDAEIVDQVQTMLFAGHDTTGLAMTYALYHLGRAPELRERFHAELDAVLGDRDPTLSDVSELDVTERIVNEALRLYPPIHTIPRRTTRAVEVGGYRIPAGETVHLSLYAVHRDARYYDEPSAFRPSRWLERNPQSAGYAFAPFGAGPRVCLGRRFALLEATLVLATIGRRFELDPQSSLSLEPAMTTQPAGEVPAIVSER, via the coding sequence GTGACAGACGCGCCGCCGTCGCCAGAGGGGTATCCGCTGGTCGGCCACACGCCGAACTACGTCACCGACGCCTTCGGGTTCATCGAGGAGGCCGTCGGGACGGTCGGGGACTGCTTTCGGGTCACCGTCCTCGGCGTCGGCGACCTCTACGTGCTGGCACACCCCGACTACATAGAGCAGGCCTTGGTGTCTGAACGGGCGGCGTTCACGAAGGGCCCAGACTTCGAGTTCGCCTTCGGGGACGGCATCATCTCCGTGACCGGCGAGGCGTGGGAGCGCCAGCGAGAGGTGCTGGAGTCGTTTTTCTACCCGGCACGGATTCGATCGTACGCCGAGGAGATGGTCGCGTTGACGACCGCTCGCATCGAGCGCTGGGAGTCGGGCGACCGGATCTCGCTGCACGAACAGGCTCGCGCGCTGGCCCTCGAAAACCTCATGGGAACGCTGTTCGATCGCCGCCTCGCGCTCGACGGCGACGAGCGGCTGCGGCGGGCAGCAAACGACCTCAACGCCTGGTTCGAACCGTCGTCGTGGGCGCTCCCCGGGTGGGTGCCGACGCCGGCCCGTCGCCGGTTCAAGCGGGCACGGGCGACTCTCCAGGACGAGGCCGAGCGACTCATCGCTGAGCGCCGAGAGGGAGAGCGGGGCGACGATCTGCTGTCGGCACTCGTCGCGGCCCAAGAGAGCGACGAGGGAACGCTCACCGACGCGGAGATCGTCGATCAGGTCCAGACGATGCTGTTTGCGGGTCACGACACGACCGGGCTGGCGATGACATACGCGCTGTATCACCTCGGTCGAGCGCCGGAGTTGCGCGAGCGGTTCCACGCGGAACTCGACGCCGTGCTCGGCGATCGGGATCCGACCCTCTCCGACGTGAGCGAGCTCGACGTGACCGAGCGGATCGTCAACGAGGCGCTCCGGCTGTATCCGCCGATTCACACGATACCGCGCCGGACGACGCGGGCGGTCGAGGTCGGTGGATACCGGATTCCGGCGGGAGAGACCGTCCACCTGTCCCTGTACGCGGTCCACCGCGACGCGCGATACTACGACGAGCCGTCGGCGTTCCGGCCGTCACGGTGGCTCGAAAGGAACCCCCAGTCTGCGGGGTACGCCTTCGCTCCGTTCGGAGCCGGGCCGCGGGTCTGTCTGGGACGACGCTTCGCGCTGCTGGAGGCGACGCTCGTGCTGGCGACGATCGGCCGGCGGTTCGAGCTCGATCCCCAGTCGTCGCTGTCACTGGAGCCGGCGATGACGACACAGCCGGCCGGCGAGGTCCCGGCGATCGTCAGCGAGCGGTAG
- a CDS encoding L-aspartate oxidase: protein MSATTDHETVDVLVVGSGIAGLAAALASAREGEEVVVATKATRPEGASSWWAQGGIAVSRDHPEQFKQDILAASDGTADPDAVDVLVENANEAVRDVLVETLDVNFDSREDDQRESSERASGAAESREDDQRESSERASGAAESREDDQRESSERASGDEDYDFTREAAHSEDRILHVDAATGKHIHVPFLHYLDDHDNVEIRDDTAALELIRHEGRVHGAMLESGGDAAPLYAGATVLATGGIGDLFTHSTNPTGSTGDGIAMAALAGADVADMEYVQFHPTAFASDDAVDSFLVSEAVRGEGALLRNGAGERFMPDYHDDAELAPRDVVARAVAAEREATGSVVLDVSQLDFAAEFPGLAEKCDDRGVDYTEGIPVAPAEHFLCGGVAVDDRGQTSLDRLYAVGECARTGVHGANRLASTSLLEGLVWGLRAGSDAAGHAPTVIEAPELLERDPDLPEDFARQKFLRLRRVMDEYVGIERDPTDLNRALGVLRRLKGEVDAYVRTRTARSLYELRNASVTALLVARHAIENDESVGTHHVVEADPTEEPEPRADD from the coding sequence ATGAGCGCAACGACGGACCACGAGACGGTCGACGTACTCGTCGTCGGGTCGGGGATCGCCGGCCTCGCTGCCGCCCTCGCCAGCGCACGCGAGGGCGAGGAAGTCGTCGTCGCCACGAAAGCGACCCGTCCCGAAGGTGCCTCCTCCTGGTGGGCCCAGGGCGGGATCGCCGTCTCCCGAGACCACCCCGAACAGTTCAAGCAGGACATCCTCGCGGCCTCCGACGGCACGGCCGACCCCGACGCCGTCGACGTGCTCGTCGAGAACGCCAACGAGGCCGTCCGGGACGTGCTCGTCGAGACGTTGGACGTGAACTTCGACAGCCGCGAGGACGACCAGCGGGAGTCCTCGGAACGAGCGAGCGGCGCAGCCGAAAGCCGCGAGGACGACCAGCGGGAGTCCTCGGAACGAGCGAGCGGCGCAGCCGAAAGCCGCGAGGACGACCAGCGGGAGTCCTCGGAACGGGCGAGCGGCGACGAGGACTACGACTTCACCCGCGAGGCCGCCCACAGCGAGGACCGCATCCTCCACGTCGACGCCGCCACGGGCAAGCACATCCACGTCCCCTTCCTGCACTACCTCGACGACCACGACAACGTCGAGATCCGAGACGACACGGCGGCGCTGGAACTGATCCGTCACGAGGGACGGGTCCACGGCGCGATGCTCGAATCCGGCGGCGACGCCGCGCCGCTGTACGCCGGTGCGACGGTACTCGCAACTGGCGGGATCGGCGATCTGTTCACCCACTCGACGAACCCGACCGGATCGACGGGCGACGGGATCGCCATGGCCGCACTGGCCGGCGCAGACGTGGCTGACATGGAGTACGTCCAGTTCCACCCGACGGCCTTCGCGAGCGACGACGCTGTAGATTCGTTCCTCGTCAGCGAGGCCGTTCGCGGCGAAGGCGCGCTGCTGCGCAACGGTGCGGGCGAGCGGTTCATGCCCGACTACCACGACGACGCCGAACTCGCGCCCCGCGACGTGGTCGCCCGCGCGGTCGCCGCCGAGCGCGAGGCGACTGGCAGCGTCGTGCTGGACGTGAGCCAGCTCGACTTCGCCGCGGAGTTCCCCGGTCTCGCCGAGAAGTGCGACGACCGCGGGGTCGACTACACCGAAGGCATTCCGGTCGCGCCCGCCGAACACTTCCTCTGTGGCGGCGTCGCCGTCGACGACCGCGGGCAGACCAGTCTCGACCGGCTGTACGCCGTCGGCGAGTGCGCCCGGACCGGCGTCCACGGCGCGAACCGGCTGGCGTCGACGAGCCTGCTGGAGGGACTGGTCTGGGGCCTGCGTGCCGGCTCGGATGCGGCCGGCCACGCGCCGACGGTGATCGAAGCGCCGGAGCTGCTGGAGCGAGATCCCGACCTGCCCGAGGACTTCGCCCGCCAGAAGTTCCTGCGCCTGCGTCGCGTGATGGACGAGTACGTCGGCATCGAACGCGACCCCACGGACCTGAACCGCGCACTGGGCGTGCTCAGGCGGCTCAAGGGCGAGGTCGACGCCTACGTCCGCACGCGCACCGCCCGGTCGCTGTACGAGCTGCGCAACGCCAGCGTGACGGCGCTGCTGGTGGCCCGCCACGCCATCGAGAACGACGAGAGCGTCGGGACCCACCACGTCGTCGAGGCCGACCCGACCGAAGAGCCCGAACCCCGGGCCGACGACTGA
- a CDS encoding VanZ family protein: MSAFRVPLLPSWLRWLAVAVVGGVIFTLSVVVAPPGEPIVKPFDLLPLDKWRHFLAYAAFGGTLAYATSTWRWSTGRLAVFVLGITVAYGVGIEIWQWFLPNRYFGLGDAYANALGAALASPWFLLRDRLSFVSLSEWVSAIVD; the protein is encoded by the coding sequence ATGAGTGCTTTTCGCGTCCCGCTGTTGCCGTCGTGGCTCCGGTGGCTCGCCGTCGCCGTGGTCGGTGGTGTGATCTTCACGCTCTCGGTAGTCGTCGCGCCGCCGGGAGAACCAATCGTCAAGCCCTTCGATCTCCTCCCGCTGGACAAGTGGCGTCACTTCCTCGCGTACGCCGCCTTCGGTGGGACACTGGCGTACGCCACGAGCACCTGGCGGTGGTCGACCGGCCGGCTCGCGGTGTTCGTGCTCGGGATCACCGTGGCCTACGGCGTCGGCATCGAGATCTGGCAGTGGTTCCTGCCCAACCGCTACTTCGGGCTGGGAGACGCCTACGCCAACGCGCTCGGGGCGGCGCTGGCGAGTCCGTGGTTCCTCCTCCGCGATCGCCTCTCGTTCGTGTCACTGTCGGAGTGGGTGTCCGCGATCGTCGACTGA
- a CDS encoding NAD-dependent epimerase/dehydratase family protein, whose product MDVLVIGGTGLISTAVSRQLVAAGHDVTCFTRGETDAELPDTVSFVHGDRDDDAALKRARDAVEPDCVIDMVCFAPAQAEAAVEIFAGIEQYVFCSTVDVYHRPLATNPVTEDAAREPAVSEYGADKAACEDRFLAAHDDGAFAATVLRPWSTYGEGGPVLHTLGVGTYYVDRIRKGKPIVVHGDGQSLWGPCHRDDVAAAFVAAVGNGDAYGECYHVTSEEVITWNQYHRTVADALDAPEPDLVHVPTTVLADAVPDRTAMLRDHFQFSTVFDNSKARRDLDFEYTVSFEDGVRRTVERLDADGRIEPWDSENDDELIAAWRDATADFRASFERS is encoded by the coding sequence ATGGACGTACTCGTCATCGGCGGCACCGGACTGATCAGCACGGCCGTCTCGCGCCAGCTCGTCGCGGCCGGCCACGACGTGACCTGTTTCACTCGCGGAGAGACCGACGCCGAGTTGCCGGACACGGTGTCGTTCGTCCACGGCGACCGCGACGACGACGCCGCCCTGAAACGCGCCCGCGACGCGGTCGAGCCCGACTGCGTGATCGACATGGTCTGTTTCGCCCCCGCACAGGCCGAAGCCGCCGTCGAGATCTTCGCGGGGATCGAGCAGTACGTCTTCTGTTCGACGGTCGACGTGTACCACCGCCCGCTGGCGACCAACCCCGTCACGGAAGACGCCGCCCGCGAGCCGGCCGTCAGCGAGTACGGCGCGGACAAGGCCGCCTGCGAGGATCGCTTCCTGGCCGCCCACGACGACGGCGCGTTCGCCGCCACCGTGCTCCGCCCGTGGAGCACCTACGGCGAGGGCGGGCCGGTGCTCCACACGCTCGGCGTCGGCACCTACTACGTCGACCGGATCCGGAAGGGCAAGCCCATCGTCGTCCACGGCGACGGCCAGTCGCTGTGGGGACCGTGCCACCGCGACGACGTGGCCGCGGCGTTCGTCGCCGCCGTCGGCAACGGCGACGCGTACGGCGAGTGCTACCATGTCACCAGCGAGGAGGTGATCACCTGGAACCAGTACCACCGGACCGTCGCCGACGCGCTGGACGCTCCCGAGCCCGACCTCGTCCACGTTCCGACGACCGTCCTCGCCGACGCCGTCCCGGACCGCACGGCGATGCTGCGCGATCACTTCCAGTTCTCGACGGTGTTCGACAACAGCAAGGCGAGACGAGACCTGGACTTCGAGTACACCGTCAGCTTCGAGGACGGGGTTCGTCGGACCGTCGAGCGACTCGACGCCGACGGCCGGATCGAGCCCTGGGACAGCGAGAACGACGACGAGCTGATCGCGGCGTGGCGCGACGCCACCGCCGACTTTCGTGCATCGTTCGAACGGTCGTGA
- a CDS encoding carbohydrate-binding protein produces the protein MRRRTYVRSLSALVGLTGVGAASAQQEYPTWDASATYSEGDRVVYEGTIYEAQWWTQGDEPGSTQWGPWSVVDSSDGGSDGGSDGGSDDGTDGGEETDYPAWDAGTTYTGGDRVVYEGTIYEAQWWTRGDEPDAGGPWDEVGPVDGGGGDDGSGDDGSDDSDGDTGTPGAIPENVFAPFVDVALDDQQALTDAVSNAGTKYFTLAFVNSAGGEPAWAGDSNLIVGESGERLDMQGQIADLRADHDGEVIVSFGGLSGTYLAEAVTSASTLKEKYATVVDRLDAQFIDFDEEQHIRDNPEVIERRNEALALLQAEYPELSISYTLPVMPSGLPEQSSNDVLFVLEDAAQRGVELDAVNLMTMNYGSAFELNGETVVDAAESVHGQLADIYPDRSATERWNTIGLTPMIGQNDVDSNVFYPEDAQTVLDFAQEKNLRWLSFWELVRDNGEGSALYESSQIEQEPYEFSSIFDAFTSDS, from the coding sequence ATGCGACGACGGACGTACGTACGATCACTGTCGGCGCTCGTGGGGCTCACGGGCGTCGGCGCGGCATCGGCACAGCAAGAGTACCCGACGTGGGACGCGAGCGCGACCTACTCGGAGGGCGACCGGGTCGTCTACGAGGGGACGATCTACGAGGCCCAGTGGTGGACACAGGGCGACGAACCCGGTAGCACCCAGTGGGGGCCGTGGAGCGTCGTCGACTCTTCGGACGGTGGCTCCGACGGGGGGAGCGACGGGGGCAGCGACGACGGCACAGACGGTGGCGAGGAGACCGACTACCCGGCCTGGGACGCCGGCACCACGTACACCGGCGGCGATCGGGTCGTCTACGAGGGGACGATCTACGAGGCCCAGTGGTGGACCCGAGGAGACGAGCCCGACGCCGGTGGACCGTGGGACGAAGTCGGTCCCGTAGACGGTGGCGGTGGGGACGACGGCAGCGGTGACGACGGCAGCGACGATTCGGACGGGGACACGGGTACACCGGGCGCGATCCCGGAGAACGTCTTCGCCCCGTTCGTCGACGTGGCCCTGGACGACCAGCAGGCGCTCACCGACGCGGTCTCGAACGCCGGGACGAAGTACTTCACGCTCGCGTTCGTCAACTCCGCCGGGGGCGAGCCGGCGTGGGCCGGCGACTCGAACCTGATCGTCGGCGAGAGCGGCGAACGCCTCGACATGCAGGGCCAGATCGCCGATCTCCGGGCCGACCACGACGGTGAGGTCATCGTCTCCTTCGGCGGTCTCAGCGGCACGTACCTCGCGGAGGCGGTGACGAGCGCGAGCACGCTCAAAGAGAAGTACGCGACCGTCGTCGATCGGCTCGACGCGCAGTTCATCGACTTCGACGAAGAGCAACACATCCGCGACAATCCCGAAGTCATCGAACGCCGGAACGAGGCACTCGCTTTGCTCCAGGCAGAGTACCCGGAGCTGTCGATCTCGTACACACTGCCGGTGATGCCCAGCGGGCTCCCCGAGCAGTCGAGCAACGACGTGCTGTTCGTGCTCGAAGACGCGGCCCAGCGCGGCGTCGAACTCGACGCCGTGAACCTCATGACGATGAACTACGGCTCGGCGTTCGAACTGAACGGCGAGACCGTCGTCGACGCCGCCGAGAGCGTCCACGGACAGCTGGCCGACATCTATCCGGATCGGTCGGCCACAGAGCGCTGGAACACGATCGGTCTGACGCCGATGATCGGCCAGAACGATGTCGACTCGAACGTGTTCTACCCCGAGGACGCACAGACGGTGCTCGATTTCGCCCAGGAGAAGAACCTCCGGTGGCTGTCGTTCTGGGAGCTCGTCCGCGACAACGGCGAGGGGAGCGCGCTCTACGAGAGCAGCCAGATCGAACAGGAACCCTACGAGTTCTCGTCGATCTTCGACGCGTTCACGAGCGACAGCTGA
- the nadC gene encoding carboxylating nicotinate-nucleotide diphosphorylase, whose product MLTDSDIERWLREDVGHHDVTNDVPGETTGRLLATESGVAAGLDAATAVFDYLDVTVRERIEDGTAVESGDVLLVVEGPARAILRGERVAVNVAGHASGIATKTDAAVAAARAVADEVRIAATRKTTPGLRGVEKRAVAAAGGDTHRLDLSHMVMVKDNHVAELGLDGAIEQFRERASFATRLDVEVETPEDAPRAAAAGADVVLLDNMPPGETREAVALLRESDAAALAEASGGITVETVPDYAATGVDVISMGSLTHSAPTLDLSFRTG is encoded by the coding sequence ATGCTGACCGACAGCGACATCGAGCGGTGGCTCCGGGAGGATGTGGGCCACCACGACGTGACCAACGACGTGCCCGGCGAGACCACCGGCCGACTCCTCGCCACGGAGTCCGGCGTCGCCGCCGGTCTCGACGCCGCGACGGCCGTCTTCGACTACCTCGACGTGACCGTGCGAGAGCGAATCGAGGACGGGACCGCCGTCGAGAGCGGCGACGTACTGCTCGTCGTCGAGGGACCGGCGCGTGCGATCCTGCGGGGCGAGCGCGTCGCCGTCAACGTCGCCGGCCACGCGTCGGGAATCGCGACGAAGACCGACGCCGCGGTCGCCGCCGCCCGCGCGGTCGCCGACGAGGTTCGCATCGCGGCGACACGCAAGACCACGCCCGGACTGCGCGGCGTCGAGAAGCGCGCCGTCGCGGCTGCCGGCGGTGACACCCACCGGCTCGACCTCTCGCACATGGTGATGGTCAAGGACAACCACGTCGCCGAGCTGGGGCTGGACGGAGCGATCGAGCAGTTCCGCGAGCGGGCCTCCTTCGCGACGCGGCTCGACGTCGAGGTCGAGACGCCCGAGGACGCGCCCCGAGCGGCCGCGGCCGGCGCGGACGTCGTCCTGCTGGACAACATGCCCCCCGGCGAAACGCGCGAGGCCGTCGCGTTGCTCCGCGAGAGCGACGCCGCGGCGCTGGCGGAAGCCTCGGGCGGGATCACCGTCGAGACGGTGCCCGACTACGCCGCGACCGGCGTCGACGTGATCTCGATGGGATCGTTGACCCACTCCGCGCCGACGCTGGATCTGTCCTTTCGGACCGGGTGA
- a CDS encoding DUF488 family protein, whose amino-acid sequence MVRLLLSLACQRPFVPGELFDTYVAALQHDLVDLPQGTRRVGVVRSPTPWFHGAVDENRPALGPPSDFLEEFQSREESFKLDGMCEEGAHNAAWEELDFEETYRDHLTSGEVRASMDDLVSLLQAGEDVALVCYENTDQKRCHRTILREELRSRV is encoded by the coding sequence ATGGTGAGACTCCTTTTGTCGCTGGCGTGTCAACGGCCATTCGTGCCCGGGGAATTGTTCGACACCTACGTCGCCGCTCTCCAGCACGACCTCGTCGACCTCCCCCAAGGCACCCGTCGCGTCGGCGTGGTGCGCTCGCCGACGCCGTGGTTCCACGGCGCGGTCGACGAGAACCGCCCTGCGCTCGGGCCGCCATCGGACTTCCTCGAAGAGTTCCAGTCTCGCGAGGAGTCGTTCAAGCTCGACGGTATGTGCGAGGAGGGTGCTCACAACGCCGCCTGGGAGGAACTCGACTTCGAGGAGACGTATCGCGATCACCTCACCAGCGGCGAGGTCCGGGCTTCGATGGACGATCTGGTCTCACTCTTGCAGGCGGGCGAGGACGTGGCGCTGGTCTGCTACGAGAACACCGACCAGAAGCGCTGTCACCGGACAATCCTGCGAGAGGAACTACGTAGTCGGGTATAG